One segment of Neobacillus endophyticus DNA contains the following:
- a CDS encoding DUF4190 domain-containing protein codes for MDKKTEANGNPVVSLTLGILSIIIPMIGLILGVIGVIFSRKATKEIAKSYGNGRGFAVSGLICSIVGIVIQTLSVLSIIAYYSTTHAA; via the coding sequence ATGGATAAAAAAACTGAAGCGAATGGTAATCCTGTAGTTTCATTAACTCTTGGCATCCTTTCAATTATAATACCAATGATTGGATTAATTCTTGGTGTTATCGGGGTTATTTTTTCAAGGAAGGCAACAAAGGAAATTGCTAAATCATATGGAAACGGTAGAGGTTTTGCAGTTTCAGGTCTGATTTGTAGTATTGTTGGGATTGTGATTCAAACATTGAGTGTGTTGAGTATTATCGCTTACTATTCCACAACTCATGCTGCTTAA
- a CDS encoding DUF6054 family protein has product MRQYLELTIDVKPFQAVQLILENKEIKSALIFDDYKVTGDDEKEISILVFEKFFFRTGNTASLTVTVDNFGGVTVVKCISSGNGDGILDIDWGVGKSFIKQIRKKLDSHIIEVMKET; this is encoded by the coding sequence ATGAGACAATATCTTGAATTAACTATTGATGTAAAACCTTTTCAAGCAGTTCAACTAATTCTTGAGAACAAGGAGATAAAGTCTGCGTTAATATTTGATGATTACAAAGTTACTGGTGATGATGAAAAAGAAATTTCAATTTTAGTATTTGAGAAATTTTTCTTTCGTACAGGAAATACGGCTTCATTAACAGTAACCGTTGATAATTTTGGAGGCGTGACAGTTGTAAAGTGCATATCATCTGGGAATGGAGACGGCATATTAGATATTGATTGGGGAGTGGGAAAAAGTTTTATTAAACAAATAAGAAAAAAACTAGATTCCCATATTATTGAAGTAATGAAAGAGACATAA
- a CDS encoding SunI/YnzG family protein — MLGIDVEKVGSELVIRHQLTKVEIPINDIVNVTSDDTYAGKEKDAIRIGSPYGNTDRIAIQTKTNNYVLFTTNYTSIMNKIKLAIVEN; from the coding sequence ATGTTGGGAATAGATGTAGAAAAAGTCGGTAGTGAATTAGTAATTAGGCATCAGTTAACAAAAGTAGAAATTCCTATTAATGATATTGTTAATGTCACATCTGATGATACATATGCAGGGAAAGAAAAAGATGCCATAAGGATTGGTTCTCCTTATGGCAATACAGATAGGATTGCAATTCAGACCAAAACAAATAACTATGTATTATTTACAACTAATTACACCTCAATTATGAATAAAATTAAGTTAGCTATAGTAGAAAATTAA